A single Micromonospora luteifusca DNA region contains:
- a CDS encoding B3/B4 domain-containing protein — MRFQHSAQLRAAYPDLVAGVVLATGITSTADVAQRIAAHTAVARDRLANGSESGFPEIQAWRRAYAAMGLRPTRYRCAAEALLRRLRLDDELPRLHPLVDLCNAASAAYAIPVAAPDLDRVDGDLVVRPAHGEEEYLSPPSTPRPALTPRPPVARTVRRCHRGRGGGSRGSSRRTSRRRWPAHAR, encoded by the coding sequence GTGCGGTTCCAGCATTCCGCGCAGCTCCGCGCGGCGTACCCGGACCTGGTGGCCGGCGTGGTCCTGGCCACCGGCATCACCTCCACGGCCGACGTGGCGCAGCGGATCGCCGCGCACACCGCCGTCGCCCGCGACCGGCTGGCCAACGGCTCCGAGAGCGGGTTCCCGGAGATCCAGGCGTGGCGGCGGGCGTACGCCGCGATGGGGCTGCGACCCACCCGGTACCGATGCGCCGCGGAGGCGCTGCTGCGCCGGTTGCGGTTGGACGACGAGTTGCCCCGGCTGCACCCACTGGTGGACCTCTGCAACGCCGCCTCGGCCGCGTACGCGATCCCGGTGGCGGCGCCCGACCTGGACCGGGTCGACGGCGACCTGGTGGTCCGGCCGGCCCACGGCGAGGAGGAGTACCTGAGCCCCCCTTCGACGCCACGCCCCGCTTTGACGCCACGGCCGCCGGTGGCGCGGACGGTCAGGCGGTGTCACCGGGGACGAGGTGGCGGTAGCCGGGGATCGTCTCGCCGAACCAGCCGGCGACGCTGGCCAGCCCACGCTCGTTGA
- a CDS encoding SDR family oxidoreductase gives MPQRYENYPRIAIVTGADSGIGKACAIALAEAGFEIGVTWYGDPDGAERTATEVRATGRRCEVAEVDLTRLPDAAAVVDELADRLGGIGVLVNNAGTGASTPFVDTGWEQWREVLTLDLDAPFLCAQRAARRMRATGAGGRIINITSVHEHAPRVGSAAYCAAKGGLGLLTRVMAQELAADGITVNAVAPGEIATPMTGQEDVDPFTQERPGVPLGRPGDAREVAAVVALLASPAASYVTGASWPVDGGMLLMGPQAAALTNDDWRAV, from the coding sequence ATGCCGCAGCGATACGAGAACTACCCGAGGATCGCCATCGTCACCGGCGCGGATTCCGGCATCGGCAAGGCCTGCGCGATCGCCCTGGCCGAGGCCGGCTTCGAGATCGGCGTCACCTGGTACGGCGACCCCGACGGTGCCGAGCGAACGGCCACCGAGGTCCGCGCGACGGGGCGGCGCTGCGAGGTCGCCGAGGTGGACCTGACCCGACTGCCGGACGCGGCGGCGGTGGTGGACGAGCTGGCCGACCGGCTGGGTGGCATCGGGGTGCTGGTCAACAACGCTGGCACCGGTGCCTCGACGCCGTTCGTCGACACCGGGTGGGAGCAGTGGCGCGAGGTGCTCACCCTCGACCTGGACGCGCCCTTCCTGTGCGCCCAGCGGGCCGCGCGACGGATGCGGGCCACCGGTGCCGGCGGACGGATCATCAACATCACCAGCGTGCACGAGCACGCGCCCCGGGTGGGCTCCGCCGCGTACTGCGCCGCCAAGGGCGGGCTCGGGCTCCTGACCCGGGTGATGGCGCAGGAGCTGGCCGCCGACGGGATCACCGTCAACGCCGTCGCCCCGGGCGAGATAGCCACGCCGATGACCGGTCAGGAGGATGTCGACCCGTTCACCCAGGAACGACCCGGCGTGCCGCTGGGGCGGCCCGGCGACGCCCGGGAGGTGGCCGCCGTGGTCGCGTTGCTCGCCTCCCCCGCCGCCAGCTACGTCACCGGCGCGTCCTGGCCGGTCGACGGGGGCATGTTGCTGATGGGTCCCCAGGCCGCAGCGTTGACCAACGATGACTGGCGGGCGGTCTGA
- a CDS encoding DUF6297 family protein: protein MTAPPATIADPMTGVPTARQLRTHLRRARSRHHDHSLSDVLGDAYVIVLFVGMYGWFAISASRDMLDSPTVGQAEPGVRWWLAVAALLAGAGLAWRGLRALGPLLVTPAMQSWATSAPVDRRAWLAPRFVLLLLGAAAGTAALGVAVAALGGVSDPAALGWAAAAGAGWGAAALALSVVAQSSRASRRWPTLAGAVPMVAAAVLTTVVVLTGHLGDGLPRPTTTPTIALFALAVPLAGLGTILAVRALPRVDRATLTTGAQFANAAATATILLDPSMLASLVESRRWRRIGRVRSRRFLPGPGWWALLQADVRRLRRHPSAVLIWATLIGVQYAAALALPGLAGAAQVVFAYLAANRLTGGLRSISRSAGLRRALGGSDNLLRGIHVVVPAIGAGLWWLLTLPTVDPGPAWLAPTLALGVVLAAFRSGTRPPINYGGATVNTPFGMIPIDLLRQGSRGPALLAVLVLVQLFLG from the coding sequence GTGACCGCCCCACCGGCCACGATCGCCGACCCGATGACCGGGGTGCCCACCGCCCGACAACTGCGTACGCACCTGCGCCGGGCCCGCAGCCGACACCATGATCACTCCCTCAGCGATGTGCTGGGTGACGCGTACGTCATCGTCCTGTTCGTGGGCATGTACGGCTGGTTCGCGATCAGCGCCAGCCGCGACATGCTGGATTCCCCGACGGTGGGGCAGGCCGAGCCGGGCGTGCGGTGGTGGCTGGCGGTCGCCGCGTTGCTGGCCGGCGCCGGCCTGGCCTGGCGGGGCCTGCGCGCCCTCGGCCCGCTGCTGGTCACACCGGCCATGCAGAGTTGGGCGACCAGCGCGCCGGTGGACCGGCGGGCCTGGCTGGCGCCGCGATTCGTCCTCCTGCTGCTCGGCGCCGCGGCGGGCACCGCGGCGCTCGGCGTGGCCGTGGCGGCGCTCGGCGGTGTCAGCGACCCGGCCGCACTGGGCTGGGCGGCCGCGGCCGGCGCGGGGTGGGGTGCCGCCGCGCTGGCGCTCAGCGTCGTCGCCCAGAGCAGCCGGGCGAGCCGACGGTGGCCGACTCTGGCCGGTGCGGTGCCGATGGTGGCAGCCGCCGTCCTCACCACCGTGGTCGTGCTCACCGGTCACCTCGGTGACGGGCTGCCCCGGCCGACGACGACGCCGACAATCGCGCTGTTCGCCCTCGCGGTGCCCCTCGCGGGCCTGGGCACGATCCTCGCGGTACGCGCGCTGCCCCGCGTCGACCGGGCCACGCTGACCACCGGCGCCCAGTTCGCCAACGCTGCCGCCACGGCCACGATCCTGCTGGACCCGAGCATGCTCGCCAGCCTGGTGGAGAGCCGGCGTTGGCGCCGGATCGGCCGGGTTCGCAGCCGCCGGTTCCTGCCCGGCCCCGGCTGGTGGGCGCTGCTGCAGGCCGACGTACGCCGGCTGCGCCGCCACCCGAGCGCCGTGCTGATCTGGGCGACCCTGATCGGAGTGCAGTACGCCGCCGCGCTCGCCCTGCCCGGGTTGGCCGGCGCCGCGCAGGTGGTGTTCGCCTACCTCGCCGCCAACCGGCTGACCGGCGGCCTGCGGTCGATCAGCCGCTCCGCCGGGCTGCGTCGGGCGCTCGGCGGCAGCGACAATCTGCTGCGCGGGATCCACGTGGTCGTGCCGGCGATCGGCGCGGGCCTGTGGTGGTTGCTGACCCTGCCGACCGTCGACCCGGGGCCGGCCTGGCTGGCACCGACATTGGCGCTCGGAGTGGTGCTCGCCGCGTTCCGGTCCGGCACCCGCCCGCCGATCAACTACGGCGGCGCGACGGTCAACACACCGTTCGGGATGATCCCGATCGACCTGCTGCGTCAGGGCTCACGCGGGCCGGCGCTGCTCGCCGTCCTGGTCCTCGTTCAGCTGTTCCTGGGCTGA
- a CDS encoding ABC transporter ATP-binding protein yields MDALAVRGLSRNFGNLVVLDDVSFTLAAGKIAVVLGPNGSGKTTLLRCVVGADRPDAGEVLVQGRRADETDPQVRALVAAALDDIDFFPDLSVVEHLELVAYAHGGNAEPVGEVLAELGLEPARDQLPVTLSSGQRRRLALASCFVRPRRVLILDEPEQRLDVRGRQWLADRLRRERDAGTAVLLASHDPELIDAVVDERIEIGR; encoded by the coding sequence GTGGACGCGCTTGCGGTACGGGGACTGAGCCGTAACTTCGGCAACCTGGTCGTGCTCGACGATGTGAGTTTCACGCTCGCGGCGGGCAAGATCGCGGTGGTGCTGGGCCCCAACGGCAGCGGCAAGACCACCCTGCTGCGCTGTGTGGTCGGCGCCGACCGGCCGGACGCCGGCGAGGTGCTGGTGCAGGGCCGACGGGCCGACGAGACCGACCCTCAGGTGCGGGCGCTGGTGGCGGCCGCCCTGGACGACATCGACTTCTTCCCCGACCTGTCCGTGGTCGAGCACCTGGAGCTGGTCGCGTACGCCCACGGGGGTAACGCCGAGCCGGTCGGGGAGGTCCTCGCCGAGCTGGGCCTGGAACCGGCCCGCGATCAACTGCCGGTCACCCTGTCCAGCGGGCAGCGCCGCCGGCTGGCGCTGGCGTCGTGTTTCGTCCGGCCACGCCGGGTGCTGATCCTGGACGAGCCGGAGCAGCGGCTGGACGTACGCGGACGGCAGTGGCTCGCCGACCGGCTGCGCCGGGAACGGGACGCTGGCACCGCCGTGCTGCTGGCCTCGCATGACCCGGAGTTGATCGACGCGGTGGTCGACGAGCGCATCGAGATCGGCCGGTGA
- a CDS encoding LysE family translocator produces the protein MTIPFLITTLVVVVTPGTGVFFTLSAGLSRGARAGVLAAFACTLGVVPHLLAAMTGLAALLQTSAAAFEVLRYLGVGYLLYLAWSTVRDRGAFAATTTTPPRSAARVILSGVLVNLLNPKPTLFFVAFLPQFVDTSAPGSTRSMLACGAVFMLLTFVIFSGYGVFAARVRDRVLTRPRVTDWLRRSVAGTFVALGVTLALTER, from the coding sequence GTGACAATCCCGTTCCTGATCACCACGCTTGTCGTGGTGGTCACCCCGGGCACCGGGGTGTTCTTCACTCTCTCCGCCGGCCTGTCCCGGGGCGCCCGGGCCGGCGTGCTGGCCGCGTTCGCCTGCACGCTGGGAGTGGTGCCGCACCTGCTAGCGGCGATGACCGGTCTGGCCGCGCTGTTGCAGACGAGCGCGGCGGCGTTCGAGGTGCTCCGGTACCTCGGCGTCGGCTACCTGCTCTACCTGGCCTGGTCGACCGTGCGGGACCGCGGCGCCTTCGCGGCGACGACCACCACGCCGCCCCGCTCGGCGGCCCGGGTGATCCTCTCCGGGGTGCTGGTCAACCTGCTCAACCCGAAGCCGACGCTGTTCTTCGTCGCGTTCCTGCCGCAGTTCGTGGACACCTCCGCGCCGGGCTCGACCCGGTCGATGCTCGCCTGCGGGGCGGTGTTCATGCTGCTCACCTTCGTGATCTTCAGCGGGTACGGCGTCTTCGCGGCCCGGGTACGCGACCGGGTGCTGACCCGGCCGCGGGTCACCGACTGGCTGCGCCGGTCCGTCGCCGGCACGTTCGTCGCGCTCGGCGTGACGCTCGCCCTCACCGAACGATAG
- a CDS encoding RtcB family protein — translation MELVQESPYRFRIDREAPMRVPGVVFAAPELLPDVGADRSLDQVANVATLPGIVEASYAMPDVHWGYGFPIGGVAATDIAAGGVVSPGGVGFDISCGVRLLTAELDRAELARVLDALMDGLDPAVPRGMGRGAVWQLADRAELDAVLRGGSRYAVERGHGVPRDLARCEDGGVVADVDPAQVSDRAVQRGQGQVGSLGSGNHFLEVQVVEEVYDEPVAAAFGLRLGQVCVMIHSGSRGLGHQICTDHVRIMERVMPRYDIEVPDRQLACAPVESPEGRAYLGAMAAAANYARANRQLLAESARRVFAGVAGTGLDLVYDVSHNLAKIEEHEQDGGARQLCVHRKGATRALPPGHPDLPDDLRDVGQPVLIPGSMGTSSYVLTGVAGNPAFASTCHGAGRVRSRGEATRASRGQDVRRVLEGRGVAVRGASWKGLAEEMPDAYKDVTAVVEASRGAGLCRLVAQLTPLGVVKG, via the coding sequence ATGGAGCTGGTTCAGGAGTCGCCGTACCGGTTCCGAATCGACCGGGAGGCACCGATGCGGGTGCCCGGGGTGGTCTTCGCCGCGCCGGAGCTGCTGCCCGACGTCGGCGCGGACCGCTCGCTGGACCAGGTGGCGAACGTGGCCACGCTGCCCGGCATCGTCGAGGCGTCGTACGCCATGCCCGACGTGCACTGGGGTTACGGCTTCCCGATCGGTGGCGTCGCCGCCACCGACATCGCCGCCGGTGGCGTGGTCTCGCCCGGCGGCGTGGGCTTCGACATCTCCTGCGGGGTACGACTGCTCACCGCCGAGCTGGACCGGGCGGAGCTTGCCCGGGTGCTCGACGCGCTGATGGACGGCCTGGACCCGGCGGTCCCGCGCGGCATGGGCCGGGGCGCGGTCTGGCAGCTCGCCGACCGGGCCGAGCTGGACGCGGTGCTGCGCGGCGGCTCCCGGTACGCGGTCGAGCGCGGGCACGGAGTGCCCCGGGACCTGGCTCGCTGCGAGGACGGCGGCGTGGTGGCCGACGTCGACCCGGCGCAGGTCAGCGACCGGGCTGTGCAACGCGGACAGGGTCAGGTCGGCAGCCTCGGCTCCGGCAACCACTTCCTGGAGGTGCAGGTCGTCGAGGAGGTGTACGACGAGCCGGTCGCGGCGGCGTTCGGGCTGCGGCTCGGGCAGGTCTGCGTGATGATCCACTCTGGGTCCCGGGGGCTGGGTCACCAGATCTGCACCGACCACGTGCGGATCATGGAACGGGTGATGCCCCGGTACGACATCGAGGTGCCGGACCGGCAGTTGGCCTGCGCACCGGTGGAGTCGCCGGAGGGGCGGGCCTACCTGGGCGCGATGGCCGCTGCGGCAAACTACGCCCGTGCCAACCGGCAGCTCCTCGCCGAGTCGGCCCGCCGGGTCTTCGCCGGGGTCGCCGGTACCGGCCTCGATCTGGTCTACGACGTGTCGCACAACCTCGCGAAGATCGAGGAACACGAGCAGGACGGCGGCGCCCGGCAGCTCTGCGTGCACCGCAAGGGCGCGACCCGGGCGCTGCCGCCGGGGCACCCGGATCTGCCGGACGACCTGCGCGACGTCGGCCAGCCGGTGCTCATCCCTGGCTCGATGGGCACCTCGTCGTACGTGCTCACCGGCGTCGCCGGCAACCCGGCCTTCGCGTCCACCTGTCACGGCGCCGGCCGGGTCCGCAGCCGGGGCGAGGCCACCCGGGCCTCCCGTGGGCAGGACGTGCGGCGTGTCCTGGAGGGACGGGGTGTCGCCGTACGCGGCGCGTCCTGGAAGGGGTTGGCCGAGGAGATGCCGGACGCGTACAAGGACGTCACGGCGGTGGTGGAGGCTTCCCGGGGTGCCGGGCTGTGCCGGCTGGTCGCCCAGCTCACGCCGCTCGGCGTGGTCAAGGGCTGA
- a CDS encoding MBL fold metallo-hydrolase, protein MRITRFTHSCVRVEHDGGVLVVDPGTWSEPNALVGADAVLITHEHTDHVDVLRLAGLGVPVYAPEGARLPDLAPLDVTRVRAGQRFTAAGVPVTAYGGRHATIFEGQPDCPNLGYVIGDGVYHPGDALHVPDEPVHTLLVPAQGSWLRLDEAIRFAREVGAARAYPIHDAQINERGLASVAGWFGETIPGYRHLVPGDTA, encoded by the coding sequence ATGCGGATCACCCGATTCACCCACTCCTGCGTCCGCGTCGAGCACGACGGCGGGGTGCTGGTCGTCGACCCGGGCACGTGGAGCGAGCCGAACGCCCTGGTCGGCGCGGACGCCGTGCTGATCACCCACGAGCACACCGACCACGTGGACGTGCTGCGGTTGGCCGGCCTCGGCGTCCCGGTGTACGCCCCCGAGGGTGCCCGGCTGCCCGACCTCGCCCCGCTGGACGTGACCCGGGTCCGGGCCGGGCAGCGCTTCACGGCGGCCGGTGTCCCGGTCACCGCGTACGGCGGCCGGCACGCCACCATCTTCGAGGGTCAGCCCGACTGTCCCAACCTCGGCTACGTGATCGGCGACGGGGTCTACCACCCGGGCGACGCCCTGCACGTGCCGGACGAGCCGGTGCACACCCTGCTCGTTCCCGCTCAGGGGTCCTGGCTGCGCCTCGACGAGGCGATCCGGTTCGCCCGGGAGGTGGGCGCCGCCCGCGCGTACCCGATCCACGACGCACAGATCAACGAGCGTGGGCTGGCCAGCGTCGCCGGCTGGTTCGGCGAGACGATCCCCGGCTACCGCCACCTCGTCCCCGGTGACACCGCCTGA
- a CDS encoding archease, producing MQRSTQRGHRSVPHTADVRIEAWAPDRDGCLAEAVAALVETFADTSGARPQGETEFQLPPGDDGEMLVGLLDEVIFRLDTEGTLPLDCDVRTEDGGLRARWPSTSTDAVELVGAVPKAVSLHALRVGPDGSGWSCAVTLDV from the coding sequence ATGCAGCGCTCGACGCAACGGGGGCACCGCAGCGTGCCGCACACCGCCGACGTACGGATCGAGGCGTGGGCGCCGGACCGGGACGGGTGCCTGGCCGAGGCGGTCGCCGCGCTGGTCGAGACGTTCGCCGACACCAGCGGCGCCCGGCCGCAGGGGGAGACCGAGTTCCAGCTGCCGCCCGGCGACGACGGGGAGATGCTGGTCGGCCTGCTGGACGAGGTGATCTTCCGACTGGACACCGAGGGCACCCTGCCGCTGGACTGCGATGTGCGGACCGAGGACGGCGGCCTGCGGGCGCGCTGGCCGTCGACCAGCACGGACGCGGTGGAGCTGGTCGGCGCGGTGCCGAAGGCGGTGTCCCTGCACGCGCTGCGGGTCGGCCCGGACGGCTCTGGTTGGTCGTGCGCGGTGACCCTGGACGTCTGA
- a CDS encoding extracellular catalytic domain type 2 short-chain-length polyhydroxyalkanoate depolymerase, with translation MPTPLKAATTLAAILLLILTTAAPAHAANPSTKPPVSGSLGTYNVSGVYVTGVSSGGYMATQLHVAYSSRIRGAAVFAAGPYYCSQNTVAQALYGCGDNLYPTNVAALQTYTRTWASYGWVDPVGNLSGDPVYVFHGNNDTTVKKSVTDDLVRYYQHFGASVQYDSGSAAGHSWVTPYGTLGCTATASPYLNNCGTDPQNALLRKLLGGVSAPNTGALGGTLIRFSQNTFAVNGWANGLSMDANGFAYVPSSCAAGQSCRLLVALHGCAQSSGAVGTAFVDRANLNQYADTNNLIVLYPQAGTALSNPNGCWDWWGYLGATNFPIKGGAQVETIMNMVRRLDG, from the coding sequence ATGCCCACACCGCTGAAAGCCGCCACCACCCTCGCCGCCATCCTCCTGCTGATCCTGACCACCGCGGCGCCCGCCCACGCCGCCAATCCGTCCACCAAGCCCCCGGTCTCCGGGTCGTTGGGCACCTACAACGTCTCCGGCGTCTACGTCACCGGGGTCTCCTCCGGTGGCTACATGGCCACGCAACTGCACGTCGCCTACTCGTCCCGGATCCGTGGAGCGGCCGTCTTCGCCGCCGGGCCCTACTACTGCTCCCAGAACACCGTCGCCCAGGCGCTCTACGGCTGCGGCGACAACCTGTACCCGACCAACGTGGCCGCCCTGCAGACCTACACCCGGACGTGGGCGTCGTACGGCTGGGTCGACCCGGTCGGCAACCTGTCCGGCGACCCGGTGTACGTGTTCCACGGCAACAACGACACCACCGTCAAGAAGTCCGTCACCGACGACCTGGTCCGGTACTACCAGCACTTCGGGGCCAGCGTGCAGTACGACAGCGGCTCAGCCGCCGGCCACTCCTGGGTCACCCCGTACGGCACGCTCGGCTGTACGGCGACCGCCTCGCCGTACCTGAACAACTGCGGCACCGACCCGCAGAACGCCCTGCTGCGCAAGTTGCTCGGCGGGGTGAGCGCACCGAACACCGGTGCGCTCGGCGGCACGCTCATCCGGTTCAGCCAGAACACGTTCGCGGTCAACGGCTGGGCCAACGGGTTGAGCATGGACGCGAACGGCTTCGCGTACGTCCCGTCGTCCTGCGCGGCCGGCCAGTCGTGCCGGCTGCTGGTCGCCCTGCACGGCTGCGCGCAGTCCTCCGGCGCGGTGGGCACGGCCTTCGTCGACCGGGCCAACCTCAACCAGTACGCCGACACCAACAACCTGATCGTGCTCTACCCGCAGGCGGGCACCGCCCTCAGCAACCCGAACGGCTGCTGGGACTGGTGGGGTTACCTCGGCGCGACCAACTTCCCGATCAAGGGCGGCGCGCAGGTCGAGACCATCATGAACATGGTCCGCCGGTTGGACGGCTGA
- a CDS encoding helix-turn-helix transcriptional regulator, translating to MRASRLLSLLLLLQQHGRLTATQLAERLTVSPRTIYRDVEALHAAGIPLYGEAGHAGGYQLVDGWRTRLTGLTAEEADRLFLAGLPGPADELGYGDVVAALQLKLHAALPAPMRDRATQLQQRFHLDTPGWYADGDASPELARTAEAVWRQHRIEVRYRGWSGEVTRVLEPYGLVLKGGRWYVVADQPGRGAPATYRVNQILALTPLTQEFDRPADFDLSAWWRAHVAQFRARLHRDEATVRLSPAGRARLREIGSDPVVTAMDASAGPPDARGWVSAVLPIESLTHAHGDLLRLGADIEVLTPVALRERLAATATGLAALYG from the coding sequence GTGCGGGCTTCTCGGCTTCTTTCCCTCCTCCTGCTGCTCCAACAACACGGCCGGCTGACCGCCACACAACTCGCCGAGCGGTTGACCGTCTCCCCCCGCACGATCTACCGGGATGTCGAGGCACTGCACGCCGCCGGCATCCCCCTCTATGGAGAGGCCGGCCACGCCGGCGGCTACCAACTGGTCGACGGCTGGCGGACCCGACTGACCGGGCTGACCGCCGAGGAGGCCGATCGGCTGTTCCTGGCCGGTCTGCCCGGCCCCGCCGACGAGCTGGGCTACGGCGACGTGGTGGCCGCGTTGCAACTCAAGCTGCACGCCGCGCTCCCCGCGCCGATGCGCGACCGGGCGACCCAACTCCAGCAACGCTTCCACCTGGACACCCCCGGCTGGTACGCCGACGGCGACGCCTCACCCGAGCTGGCCCGCACGGCCGAAGCGGTCTGGCGCCAGCACCGCATCGAGGTGCGCTACCGCGGCTGGAGTGGGGAGGTCACCCGGGTGCTGGAGCCCTACGGCCTGGTGCTCAAGGGTGGCCGCTGGTACGTGGTGGCCGACCAACCCGGCCGTGGTGCGCCGGCGACCTACCGGGTCAACCAGATCCTCGCGCTGACTCCGCTGACGCAGGAGTTCGACCGACCCGCCGACTTCGACCTGTCGGCGTGGTGGCGGGCGCACGTGGCGCAGTTCCGGGCCCGACTGCACCGCGACGAGGCCACCGTCCGGCTCTCCCCCGCCGGGCGGGCGCGACTGCGCGAGATCGGCAGCGACCCCGTGGTCACCGCGATGGATGCCAGCGCCGGCCCTCCGGACGCGCGGGGCTGGGTGAGCGCGGTGCTGCCGATCGAGTCGCTCACCCATGCCCACGGCGACCTGCTGCGCCTCGGCGCCGACATCGAGGTGCTGACCCCGGTCGCGCTGCGCGAGCGCCTGGCCGCCACGGCGACCGGGCTCGCCGCGCTCTACGGTTGA
- a CDS encoding PH domain-containing protein → MRRWWRMDPWGARQVFTGFMLLVGCAMAATTVVFAGRALIRGEIDVRAALGVIGALTFMGVWSTFVLRLHLAGIYVNDRGVRLRHVFSTRTLPWSQVTGFEASPALFLGEPTSRLACWVRTTDGAFESAVQRRSRRVGWRKDNGPVLDAADFDRLLVRLADERARARLDGGGVVSR, encoded by the coding sequence ATGCGGAGATGGTGGCGGATGGACCCGTGGGGCGCTCGGCAGGTGTTCACCGGGTTCATGCTGCTGGTCGGGTGCGCGATGGCCGCGACGACGGTGGTCTTCGCCGGGCGGGCGCTGATCCGGGGTGAGATCGACGTCCGGGCCGCCCTGGGCGTGATCGGCGCGCTCACCTTCATGGGCGTGTGGTCGACTTTCGTCCTCCGGCTGCACCTGGCCGGGATCTACGTCAATGACCGGGGCGTCCGGCTCCGGCACGTGTTCTCCACACGGACCCTGCCCTGGTCGCAGGTGACCGGGTTCGAGGCGAGTCCAGCGTTGTTCCTCGGCGAGCCCACGTCGCGCCTCGCCTGCTGGGTGCGGACGACCGACGGGGCGTTCGAGTCGGCGGTGCAGCGGCGCTCCCGGCGCGTGGGCTGGCGGAAGGACAACGGGCCGGTGCTCGACGCGGCGGACTTCGACAGGTTGCTCGTCCGGCTCGCCGACGAACGTGCCCGAGCCCGACTCGACGGCGGGGGAGTGGTCTCGCGCTAA
- the pdxR gene encoding MocR-like pyridoxine biosynthesis transcription factor PdxR, with the protein MSRAKPRAPERSITAGSDFLHLTIADAPPGGRADWLAARLRQAIAEGRVPVGGRLPATRLLAADLGVSRGVVTEAYQRLTEEGQVTGRGRAGTVVVAAPPAPATPAPAPATALAPAALFPPAPGTDIFDAVRAASATIDLTPGVPDLAAFPRADWLRAERTVLRHLAAADFGYGDPCGAPALRRAVAAWLARSRGIAVDPVDVIVVAGVSQALGLLAQALGPAGIDRIAVEDPGSLGVRQHLNNWGVDTPPIAVDDAGLRVDELAASGVPAAMLTPAHQFPTGVVLDGDRRRQLLDWARSGGLIIEDDYDAEHRYDRPPVPALRGLLPEQVCYAGSVSKLLAPALRVGWLLVPTRHREAVVAAKRNADLGNAVLPQLVLAQLMTSGGLERHLRLLRRRHIHRRDAMIAALARHLPTATVHGAAAGLHLTISLDDAVVDTELAAAVLARAVKVQPLSWHCQRPYRPGLVLGYAARTATEIENGVAAIAAAVRSG; encoded by the coding sequence GTGAGCAGGGCCAAACCGAGGGCGCCCGAGAGGTCCATAACGGCCGGGTCGGATTTTCTGCACCTGACCATCGCCGACGCCCCGCCCGGCGGGCGCGCCGACTGGCTCGCCGCCCGCCTGCGCCAGGCCATCGCCGAGGGGCGGGTGCCGGTCGGGGGTCGCCTGCCCGCCACCCGGTTGCTCGCCGCCGACCTCGGCGTCTCCCGGGGCGTGGTTACCGAGGCGTACCAGCGGCTGACCGAGGAGGGGCAGGTGACCGGTCGGGGCCGGGCCGGGACGGTGGTTGTCGCCGCACCGCCCGCGCCGGCCACGCCGGCACCCGCCCCGGCCACCGCGCTGGCGCCGGCCGCGCTCTTCCCGCCGGCTCCGGGCACCGACATCTTCGACGCCGTACGCGCGGCGAGCGCGACCATCGACCTGACGCCCGGCGTACCCGATCTGGCTGCCTTTCCGCGCGCGGACTGGCTGCGCGCCGAACGGACCGTGCTGCGCCACCTCGCCGCGGCCGACTTCGGCTACGGCGACCCGTGTGGCGCCCCCGCGCTGCGCCGGGCCGTCGCCGCCTGGCTGGCCCGCAGCCGGGGCATCGCCGTCGACCCGGTCGACGTGATCGTCGTGGCAGGCGTGTCCCAGGCGCTCGGGTTGCTCGCCCAGGCGCTCGGCCCTGCCGGCATCGACCGGATCGCTGTCGAGGACCCGGGCTCACTCGGCGTCCGGCAGCACCTGAACAACTGGGGGGTGGACACCCCACCGATCGCGGTGGACGACGCCGGGTTGCGTGTCGACGAGCTGGCCGCCAGCGGCGTGCCGGCGGCGATGCTCACCCCCGCGCACCAGTTCCCGACCGGCGTGGTGCTCGACGGCGACCGTCGCCGCCAGCTCCTCGACTGGGCACGGTCCGGCGGTCTGATCATCGAGGACGACTACGACGCCGAGCACCGCTACGACCGGCCGCCGGTGCCCGCGCTGCGTGGGCTCCTGCCCGAGCAGGTCTGCTACGCCGGCAGCGTGTCCAAACTGCTCGCCCCGGCGCTGCGGGTCGGCTGGCTGCTCGTGCCGACCCGCCACCGGGAGGCGGTGGTGGCCGCCAAACGCAACGCCGACCTGGGCAACGCGGTGCTGCCGCAACTGGTGCTGGCGCAGCTGATGACCTCCGGCGGGCTGGAGCGGCACCTGCGGCTGCTGCGCCGCCGGCACATCCACCGCCGCGACGCGATGATCGCCGCGCTGGCCCGGCACCTGCCGACCGCCACGGTGCACGGCGCGGCGGCCGGGCTGCATCTGACGATCAGCCTGGACGACGCCGTGGTGGACACGGAGTTGGCGGCCGCCGTGCTGGCGCGCGCGGTGAAGGTGCAGCCGCTGTCCTGGCACTGCCAGCGGCCGTACCGGCCCGGTCTGGTGCTCGGCTACGCGGCCCGTACGGCGACCGAGATCGAGAACGGCGTCGCCGCGATCGCGGCAGCCGTGCGCTCCGGCTAG